Proteins co-encoded in one Halorussus lipolyticus genomic window:
- the fer gene encoding ferredoxin Fer translates to MESPFEVLRLDADADEEELEQAYRARVKEAHPDQGGSVEEFQTVRRAYEKIKAGYSPNGTSPAQEDTDDEPRAEPQDETRRQRDRQQDESDAKQDVRTSSEVTYLNYDVLSDFGWRTDDEDLFRKAAKADLDEVDFGRFVVEPGQSLLEAAEERGFEWPFACRGGACANCAIMLLDGELSMPASHVLSSELMEQGIRLSCNGVPITEELNVVYNVKHMPELEDLLLPPDPFEHAYSD, encoded by the coding sequence ATGGAGTCCCCCTTCGAAGTCCTCCGCCTCGACGCCGACGCCGACGAGGAGGAACTAGAGCAGGCTTACAGAGCGCGGGTGAAGGAGGCCCACCCCGACCAAGGCGGTTCCGTCGAGGAGTTCCAGACGGTCAGGCGTGCCTACGAGAAAATCAAGGCGGGCTACTCGCCTAACGGCACGTCCCCTGCACAGGAGGACACAGACGACGAACCCCGAGCCGAGCCACAGGACGAAACGCGCCGACAGCGTGACCGCCAGCAGGACGAGTCCGACGCGAAACAGGACGTGCGGACCTCCTCGGAGGTCACGTATCTCAACTACGACGTGCTGAGCGATTTCGGTTGGCGGACCGACGACGAGGACCTCTTTCGGAAGGCGGCTAAGGCGGACTTGGACGAGGTGGATTTCGGCCGGTTCGTGGTCGAACCCGGTCAGTCCCTGCTCGAAGCCGCCGAGGAGCGCGGCTTCGAGTGGCCGTTTGCCTGCCGCGGCGGGGCCTGCGCCAACTGCGCTATCATGCTCCTCGACGGCGAACTCTCGATGCCGGCCAGTCACGTCCTCTCCTCGGAGTTGATGGAGCAGGGGATTCGCCTCTCGTGCAACGGCGTCCCCATCACCGAGGAGTTGAACGTCGTCTACAACGTCAAGCACATGCCTGAACTCGAAGACCTGCTTCTGCCGCCCGACCCCTTCGAACACGCCTACTCCGACTGA
- a CDS encoding cold-shock protein: MAKGTVDFFNDTGGYGFIDTEDEDEDVFFHMEDVGGPDLEEGTEIEFDIEQADKGPRATNVQRL, translated from the coding sequence ATGGCGAAAGGTACGGTTGACTTCTTCAACGACACGGGCGGTTACGGCTTTATTGACACTGAGGACGAGGACGAGGACGTTTTCTTCCACATGGAGGACGTTGGCGGCCCTGACCTCGAAGAGGGAACGGAAATCGAGTTCGACATCGAGCAGGCTGACAAGGGTCCCCGCGCGACCAACGTCCAGCGACTGTAA
- a CDS encoding aldo/keto reductase — protein sequence MVEVSENQSETFDIGGELTVHRLAYGAMRLTGEDIIGRPDDEAEAREVLQRAVEMNVDFVDTADSYGPGVSERIIREAIDPDDAVVGTKAGLLRNKSGDWIPHGGPDYFRNQVLCSLDRLGVDSIDLYQLHTPDVDCSFEDAVNTFAELKDDGLVEHVGLSNVSVEQLDQAREMVEVATVQNEYNVGNRDHEDVLEACEENDIGFISYFPIGGGELGEKESVLEDVAENHDATARQVALAWLLQHSPVTIPIPGTSTVDHLEQNVAASAVELDDEEMNRLSE from the coding sequence ATGGTCGAAGTCAGCGAGAACCAGAGCGAGACGTTCGACATCGGCGGCGAACTGACAGTCCATCGCCTCGCCTACGGCGCGATGCGGTTGACCGGCGAGGACATCATCGGTCGGCCCGACGACGAGGCCGAGGCCCGCGAGGTCCTCCAGCGTGCGGTCGAGATGAACGTCGATTTCGTGGACACCGCAGACTCCTACGGGCCGGGGGTCAGCGAGCGCATCATCCGAGAGGCCATCGACCCCGACGATGCCGTGGTCGGGACCAAGGCCGGACTCCTCCGGAACAAATCGGGCGACTGGATTCCCCACGGCGGTCCCGACTACTTCCGGAATCAGGTGCTGTGTAGCCTCGACCGCCTCGGCGTCGATAGCATCGACCTCTACCAACTCCACACCCCCGACGTGGACTGCTCGTTCGAGGACGCGGTGAACACCTTCGCCGAGTTGAAAGACGACGGACTGGTCGAACACGTCGGCCTGAGCAACGTCAGCGTCGAGCAGTTGGACCAAGCCCGCGAGATGGTCGAGGTGGCGACGGTCCAGAACGAGTACAACGTGGGCAACCGCGACCACGAAGACGTACTGGAAGCCTGCGAGGAGAACGACATCGGCTTCATCTCCTACTTCCCCATCGGCGGGGGCGAGTTGGGCGAGAAGGAGTCGGTGCTGGAGGACGTGGCCGAGAATCACGACGCGACTGCCCGGCAGGTCGCGCTGGCGTGGTTGCTCCAGCACTCGCCAGTCACGATTCCGATTCCGGGGACCTCGACCGTGGACCACTTGGAGCAGAACGTGGCGGCCTCGGCGGTCGAACTCGACGACGAGGAGATGAACCGACTGAGCGAGTAG
- a CDS encoding metal-dependent hydrolase: MMATTHALFGMALGAIALLVAPEFAPLAIVAGGVGGLFPDLDLAGDHRKDLHFPVYYTLAAVPALALTAFGPSTATVAGAVFLASAAIHSASDALGGGLELRPWEATSEEAVYNHFRGRWIRPRRWIRYDGAPEDLLAAAAFALPGVFYPEPLQQAALGLLGISAGYVVVRKRLVDLGESLADRLPAGIARYVPVN; this comes from the coding sequence ATGATGGCGACCACCCACGCCCTGTTCGGGATGGCGCTGGGAGCAATCGCGCTCCTCGTCGCGCCCGAGTTCGCCCCGCTGGCAATCGTGGCCGGAGGAGTAGGCGGACTCTTTCCGGACCTCGACCTCGCGGGCGACCACCGGAAGGACCTCCACTTCCCGGTGTACTACACGCTGGCGGCGGTTCCGGCGCTCGCACTCACAGCGTTCGGTCCCTCCACGGCGACTGTCGCTGGCGCGGTGTTCCTCGCGTCGGCGGCGATTCACTCCGCCTCGGACGCACTCGGCGGCGGACTGGAACTCCGACCGTGGGAGGCCACTTCCGAGGAGGCCGTCTACAACCACTTCCGCGGTCGGTGGATTCGCCCCCGGCGCTGGATTCGCTACGACGGTGCGCCCGAGGACCTGCTGGCGGCCGCGGCGTTCGCGCTTCCGGGGGTCTTCTACCCCGAACCGCTCCAGCAGGCGGCCCTCGGCCTCCTCGGTATTTCGGCGGGTTACGTCGTCGTTCGGAAGCGACTCGTGGACCTCGGGGAGTCGCTGGCCGACCGCCTCCCGGCGGGAATCGCTAGGTACGTGCCAGTGAATTGA
- a CDS encoding methyl-accepting chemotaxis protein, with amino-acid sequence MAGLRDALETLRGRTLLPKPIRTRFAGKFFAVVLLVIVVTAGVGTYNYAAATDTVEGQIRDQLSSTAQLQADGLHEWITNLRLQTRTLSEAEAFRDESDGGVSDYLGEQVSAYPDEVVAIHYVDLDSLTVRASSTEQSVGTDLQKTEVPWAVNSMSFWLSSPDNVYISSSYGSLVTDERVVAFVSAVPGSPDRAVVVTATLSEQADGLHQTVDGGYTRVLNADGGTVLRTGTGSQDAASINESAIVTDGANERNSGFVAGDDALAAYAPVERTDWVVVTYAPKSSAYAVRDQIATSLLSTVLAAVVVFGVVTTVFGRRTSRSLRELAETAQSMEDGDLDVELDTERDDEVGRLYAAFDAMRVSIREKIRDAEEARSAAEDARTEAERERREAQRAKREASELNERLEATAGRYREVMEACADGDLTRRLDEGVESDAMAEVAVAFNQMLDELDETLRRVRSFSDDVAETSERVTDRADEVRSASEAVSGSVREISDATDEQDRRLQEAAAEMNDLSATVEEISSATDEVAEQAESAAETGETGREAANRALAELDAIEDDVDATVEAVERLDEGMADIESVVGLITDIAEQTHVLALNASIEAARAGEAGSGFAVVAEEVKALAEQTQDATEEINESIDHLRTQTDATATEIRETQASVAAGAETVGTAMSSLEDVVTAVERTNAGLQEISDATESQAESASEVVAMVDEVAAIGEETAAGADDAASAAEQQTSSLAGVADDADDLSERADRLRDLLGEFTVTSSDATGESSASDPSDRGHAETPSGD; translated from the coding sequence ATGGCTGGACTCCGGGATGCGCTCGAAACACTGCGGGGCAGAACGCTCCTCCCGAAACCGATACGAACGCGGTTCGCGGGCAAGTTCTTCGCGGTCGTACTGCTCGTTATCGTCGTCACCGCCGGCGTCGGGACGTACAACTACGCCGCCGCGACGGACACCGTGGAGGGACAGATTCGGGACCAACTCTCGTCCACCGCACAACTGCAGGCCGACGGTCTCCACGAGTGGATAACCAATCTCCGCCTCCAGACTCGAACCCTGTCGGAGGCCGAGGCCTTCCGCGACGAGAGCGACGGTGGGGTGAGCGACTACCTCGGGGAGCAGGTCTCGGCGTATCCCGACGAGGTGGTGGCCATCCACTACGTCGATTTGGACTCGCTGACGGTGCGCGCGAGTTCGACCGAGCAGTCGGTGGGGACCGACCTCCAAAAGACCGAGGTGCCGTGGGCGGTCAACTCGATGAGTTTCTGGCTGAGCAGTCCCGACAACGTCTACATCTCGTCGTCCTACGGAAGCCTCGTCACCGACGAGCGAGTCGTCGCGTTCGTCAGCGCGGTCCCCGGTTCCCCGGACCGCGCAGTCGTCGTGACCGCCACCCTCTCCGAGCAGGCCGACGGACTCCACCAGACTGTCGATGGCGGGTACACGAGAGTGCTGAACGCAGATGGCGGGACGGTCCTTCGCACCGGTACCGGTTCGCAGGATGCGGCGAGTATCAACGAATCCGCCATCGTAACCGACGGGGCCAACGAGCGCAACTCCGGGTTCGTCGCCGGCGACGACGCGCTGGCGGCCTACGCGCCGGTCGAGCGCACCGACTGGGTGGTCGTGACCTACGCGCCAAAGTCCAGCGCCTACGCCGTGCGCGACCAGATAGCGACCAGTCTCCTCTCGACTGTCCTCGCGGCCGTGGTGGTGTTCGGCGTCGTGACGACCGTCTTCGGCCGGCGGACCTCCCGGTCGCTCCGCGAGTTGGCCGAGACCGCCCAGTCGATGGAGGACGGCGACCTCGACGTGGAACTCGACACCGAGCGCGATGACGAGGTGGGTCGGCTCTACGCGGCGTTCGACGCCATGCGAGTCTCGATACGCGAGAAGATTCGGGACGCCGAGGAGGCCCGGTCGGCGGCCGAGGACGCCCGGACCGAGGCCGAACGCGAGCGCCGGGAGGCCCAGCGAGCGAAGCGGGAGGCGTCCGAACTCAACGAGCGACTCGAAGCCACTGCCGGACGGTACCGCGAGGTGATGGAGGCGTGCGCCGACGGCGACCTGACTCGCCGCCTCGACGAGGGCGTCGAGAGCGACGCGATGGCCGAGGTGGCAGTCGCGTTCAACCAGATGCTCGACGAGTTGGACGAGACCCTCCGCCGGGTCCGGTCGTTCAGCGACGACGTGGCCGAGACCAGCGAGCGCGTCACCGACCGGGCCGACGAGGTTCGGAGCGCGAGCGAGGCGGTCTCGGGGTCGGTCCGGGAGATTTCGGACGCGACAGACGAACAGGACCGCCGCTTGCAGGAGGCCGCGGCCGAGATGAACGACCTGTCGGCGACCGTCGAGGAGATTTCGTCGGCGACCGACGAGGTGGCCGAGCAGGCCGAGTCGGCGGCCGAGACCGGCGAGACAGGCCGGGAGGCGGCGAACCGCGCGCTGGCCGAACTCGACGCTATCGAGGACGACGTGGACGCCACGGTCGAGGCGGTCGAGCGACTCGACGAGGGGATGGCCGACATCGAGTCGGTGGTCGGTCTCATCACCGACATCGCCGAGCAGACCCACGTGCTGGCGCTCAACGCCTCCATCGAGGCCGCCCGCGCCGGTGAGGCCGGGTCCGGGTTCGCGGTGGTCGCCGAGGAGGTCAAGGCGCTGGCCGAGCAGACGCAGGACGCGACCGAGGAGATAAACGAGTCTATCGACCACCTCCGGACCCAGACCGACGCCACCGCGACCGAAATCCGCGAAACCCAAGCGAGCGTGGCCGCCGGTGCCGAGACGGTCGGCACCGCCATGTCGTCGCTCGAAGACGTCGTGACAGCGGTCGAGCGGACCAACGCCGGCCTTCAGGAGATTTCGGACGCGACCGAATCGCAGGCCGAGTCGGCGTCGGAGGTCGTCGCCATGGTGGACGAAGTGGCCGCCATCGGCGAGGAGACCGCGGCGGGGGCCGACGACGCCGCCAGCGCGGCCGAACAGCAGACGAGTTCGCTCGCGGGGGTCGCCGACGACGCCGACGACCTCTCGGAGCGGGCCGACCGCCTCAGGGACCTCCTCGGCGAGTTCACCGTCACCTCCTCGGACGCGACCGGGGAGTCGTCGGCGTCCGACCCGAGTGACCGCGGGCACGCCGAGACGCCCAGCGGCGACTGA
- a CDS encoding 50S ribosomal protein L16, which translates to MSDKPASMYREISKQPYTRREYITGIPGSKIAQHAMGNLESNQDDYPIQISLITEEECQQRHGALEASRLSANRHLLKELGQENYKMILRKFPHHVIRENKQATGAGADRVSDGMRQAFGKVVGTAARIQANDRIFTVWCQPEDADVAKEALRRSYNKISPPCRVKVEKGEDLLVA; encoded by the coding sequence ATGTCGGACAAACCCGCCTCGATGTACCGGGAAATCAGCAAGCAGCCGTACACCCGACGCGAGTACATCACCGGCATCCCCGGTTCGAAGATTGCACAGCACGCGATGGGCAACCTCGAAAGCAATCAGGACGACTACCCCATCCAGATTAGCCTCATCACCGAGGAGGAGTGTCAACAGCGCCACGGTGCGCTGGAGGCCTCCCGCCTATCGGCCAACCGTCACCTGCTGAAGGAACTCGGGCAGGAGAACTACAAGATGATTCTCCGCAAGTTCCCCCACCACGTCATCCGGGAGAACAAGCAGGCGACCGGTGCGGGTGCGGACCGTGTTTCCGACGGAATGCGTCAGGCGTTCGGTAAAGTCGTCGGCACGGCCGCCCGGATTCAGGCCAACGACCGCATCTTCACCGTGTGGTGCCAGCCCGAGGACGCCGACGTGGCGAAAGAAGCGCTCCGTCGCTCGTACAACAAGATTTCCCCGCCCTGCCGCGTCAAGGTCGAGAAGGGCGAGGACCTGCTCGTCGCGTAA
- a CDS encoding VOC family protein: MELREVAIFTDDVQTTARFYARAVGEPIRAEESMALFDVEGVEVLVHETYDPGEGDLPCEDHYTFAVEDVDEAFARLSEKNLRVYREPADYDWGRSAYFRADDGRIVEITSE, from the coding sequence ATGGAACTACGCGAGGTCGCCATCTTCACCGACGACGTGCAGACGACGGCGAGGTTCTACGCACGTGCCGTCGGCGAACCGATACGCGCCGAGGAGTCGATGGCGCTGTTCGACGTGGAGGGCGTCGAGGTCCTCGTCCACGAGACCTACGACCCCGGAGAGGGGGACCTCCCGTGCGAGGACCACTACACGTTCGCCGTCGAGGACGTAGACGAGGCGTTCGCGCGCCTCTCGGAGAAGAACCTCCGCGTCTACCGCGAACCGGCCGACTACGACTGGGGCCGGTCGGCGTACTTCCGTGCCGACGACGGCCGCATCGTGGAGATTACTTCTGAGTAG
- a CDS encoding Fic family protein, producing the protein MRTWNITEDAPGRLVPYGRRSYYKPEPLPPSRELELNREFYELLSGATFWLGKLSGISEMVDFPPMLYASLVRKEAVESAEIEGADVDVNDLYRYETLKLDDEADPDTEKDIDEVRNYEKAVRQGVEAIDADDGITIDLLKSLHETLLSGVRSETDIVGDFRRTPVRLGSFVPPAPGSVEGDVEALVSYIRSGGTYHDVIDTALVHYQFETIHPFGDGNGRLGRILITLQLYERGLLSAPNLYLSEYFNRNKDTYVERMREVSRNGAWEEWLTFFVKGVLRQAREAYERSLELRDLQQEYDERYGDSDRADARLARMLFRDPYVVASEVANLLDVSGPTAHRAINTLEDQGILEEVTGKERNREYRATEIFEILERPPSIY; encoded by the coding sequence ATGAGGACGTGGAATATAACTGAAGATGCGCCGGGGAGGCTCGTTCCTTACGGGCGACGCTCGTACTATAAGCCAGAGCCACTCCCGCCGAGTCGAGAGTTAGAATTAAACCGAGAGTTCTACGAATTGCTCTCGGGGGCCACGTTCTGGTTAGGGAAACTGAGCGGTATCAGCGAGATGGTCGATTTTCCGCCGATGCTTTACGCATCACTGGTCCGGAAAGAAGCGGTCGAATCCGCAGAAATCGAAGGTGCAGACGTAGATGTAAACGACCTGTATCGCTACGAGACCCTGAAACTCGACGATGAAGCCGACCCTGATACGGAAAAAGACATCGACGAAGTGCGAAATTACGAGAAAGCGGTGCGACAAGGTGTCGAAGCAATCGATGCGGACGATGGAATCACCATCGACTTACTCAAATCACTACACGAGACGCTCCTTTCCGGGGTCCGAAGTGAAACTGACATTGTTGGGGACTTTCGGAGGACACCGGTACGTCTCGGGTCGTTCGTACCACCAGCGCCGGGGTCAGTCGAAGGCGACGTAGAAGCCCTCGTTTCGTATATTCGCTCCGGGGGTACGTATCACGACGTAATCGACACTGCTCTCGTTCACTATCAGTTCGAAACGATACACCCGTTTGGCGACGGAAACGGTCGATTAGGGCGTATTCTAATTACGCTTCAGTTGTACGAGCGTGGTCTCCTTTCGGCACCGAACCTCTATCTCAGCGAGTATTTCAATAGAAACAAGGATACCTACGTCGAGCGAATGCGGGAAGTGAGTCGAAACGGGGCGTGGGAGGAGTGGCTCACATTTTTCGTCAAGGGCGTGTTGCGACAGGCTAGAGAGGCTTACGAGCGGTCGTTAGAACTCCGGGACCTCCAACAGGAGTACGACGAGCGGTACGGAGACTCGGACCGGGCCGACGCACGACTCGCACGGATGCTGTTTCGAGACCCATACGTCGTCGCGTCGGAGGTGGCGAATCTGTTAGACGTGTCTGGACCGACAGCGCACCGCGCGATAAATACACTCGAAGACCAAGGTATCTTGGAGGAAGTCACTGGGAAAGAGCGAAATAGGGAGTACAGAGCGACCGAGATTTTCGAGATACTGGAACGGCCGCCTTCGATATACTGA